Genomic window (Candidatus Bathyarchaeia archaeon):
CAGAAACCCTAGCAGCACGGTTCCGATATTCGTGTTTAAAACCTGCCTTACGCCATACTCCGTGTAGTAGTGGAGGTATTCCTCAACCCATTTTAGGGCATACTCGTTTGGAACGCCGACGCCGCCAAAATAACCCGTTATCGTTTCGGGACCACCTAGGTGGACGTTGACGGGTTTGCCGTCCGGTCCCAGCATGGTGCCCTTCGTGTCCAAGGTCTGCACGTAGGAGGCTCCGATGATTTGCATGGCAGCAGCGAAAGCCAAAATGTCGCCATCTTCCACCTGTTCCTTCATGGGTCTTACGCGTATGTATCGGGCTGGCATGAGATCCCGCTGTTTAATCGCTTTTTTCGCCTCTTCAATTAGCCATGGGAAAAAATTGCATGCACTGATTTCAAGCGTGACAGCATAAGCCTCGTCAAACTTCATGGACTCGGCTTTCTCGCCCAATATTCTCTTGCGGTATTCCGGTATGCTTATGAAGGCTTCCATGTCGCGTTGTTTAATGAGCCACTCGAGATCCCCTAGAAACGGTGACCTCATTTTTTCAAGTCGATGCATAAGGTTTTCCAGATGGCTATTTTCTCGAGCTTTACGGTTAATCTCCCTAACCCCACCATATCTGTCAATAATTTCTAGGATGGCGTCCACGAGGGGGTTGTCATCCCGCAATAGGAAGGCGTTAATCTCTTCCAGTTTTTCCCCGCTGATTAGAAGTTCTCTCCTCAAAGTTTCCAAGCATGTATCCTCCCAAGTGTAAACGTCCATTTTACTTCAAAGGCTTAAATTGTTTAACGTTTATGGTATTCCACGAGGCGAAAACATGTTTAAACCAGAGGGAATCATGCCAGCACTCGTCACACCCTTCACCGATGACGGCAAAGCCGTTGACGAGGAGAGACTGCGTCTTCTCGTAAACCACTGCATAGAGTTAGGCGTTCACGGCGTTGTTCCATGCGGCACCACAGGAGAATTTGTAAATCTCACAGTTGAAGAGCGAAAGCAAATCATAAAAATCGTGGTGGACGAAGTTAATGGACGTGTACCCGTAATAGCTGGAACAGGAGCGAGTGGCACAGACCAAGCCCTAGAAATGACAAAGTATGCCAAGGACATGGGCGCTGACGCCGCCCTTATAGTTACGCCCTTCTACCTGAAGCCTGCGGATCGCGGCATATATGAGCACTATGACACCATCGCAAGCAAGGTGGACATACCCATAATTCTCTACAATATCCCTCAATGCACGGGTGTACAATTAACGTGGCAAATGGTTGAAGACCTGGCGCAAATCCCAAACATAGTGGGATTAAAAGACAGCAGCGGACAACTCAGCTACATCCTGGCGGTGCTGGAAAAGGTCCGGGATAAAATCAACGTGCTTTGCGGCCACGACGAAGTTGTGGTGGCGGCTTTAGCCGCTGGTTGTTCCGGCGCCATCCTCGCCAGCGCCAACGTTATCCCAGACATCTGGGTCCAAATATACAATCACGTTAGAAGCGGGGAGCTTCAAAAAGCCAGAGAGCTCCAATATAGGATTCAGAAGATAGCCCGCATAATCGCCGGAAGCGGACCAGTCGGCGCAAAGGCAGCTCTAAACATGATGAAAATCAAAGTAGGCCCGGTGAGGCTGCCTCTAAGCGTTGGCGGGGAATTAACCTACGAAAACAGAGAGGAACTCCGCCTTGAACTTGAAAAACTCGGAAAAATACAACCTAAACCAGTAACCTTCGAAATTACAGAAAAGCCTCTTGAACAAAGGTTTATGGCCATCGACATAACACCCGAAATAATAAGAGACTTCCACCTCCGCATTGGTGAAGCCCTAGCCGGGTCTGGTGCGGAAGTAGCCCACATAGACTTGATTATCGGCAGAAAGGATGGCCCCGCAGGTGCAGCCTTCGCGAAGGCCAAAGCCGCCCCCACACCAGGACACGAGCCGCTGCTCGCTATACTGGAGCCAAACTTAACCGTTAAACCCGTAACGCTCATTATTCCAACAGTTACAATAACCAATATGCGGCAGGCAAGCATGGTTTATGGGCCAGCTCAGACAGCGGTGGCTAAGGCTGTTGTGGACAGCGTTGCAGACGGCACAATACCAAAAGAGGCTGTTGAAGACCTAGTGATTATAGCAAATGTTTTCGTTCACCCCTCAGCAGTGGACCGCCAACGCGTCTACATAAACAATTATAAGGCTATGCGTCATGCTATAAGAAAGGCTATGGAAGGAAGGCCAACGGTAGACGAGCTTTTAGAAAATAAGGATCGCGCCAAACACCCCTTTAAATACTCGCCTTAAGCGAGGAATACCCTTGAAAAGTCGAAAAGTAGTCGAGGGCGAATATGTCCTCCTATACCTGGATCAGAGGAGAACCTACCTAGTCAAAGCCGAGGCTGGAAAGACCTTTCACACACATAAGGGCTTCATAAAACTTGACGACTTGATCGGCAAGGAGTATGGCTCAACGGTTGCAAGCAATCTGGGCGTTCAATTCACGGTTCTCAAGCCGCTGCTCCGCGATTACATAATGAAGAGTGCCCGGCGAACCCAAATAATATACCCGAAGGACATAGCCCTAATCATAGTCTTCAGTGGAATAGGCCCAGGCAGCCGCGTTGTAGAAGCTGGAACGGGCACTGGTGCACTAACTACAGCCCTAGCCCATTATGTCAGGCCAGACGGCCGAGTCTACAGCTACGAAGTTAGAAGCGAATTCCTTGAAACAGCATGGAAAAACATCAAACGGGCAGGCCTAGCAGATTTCGTGGAGCTTAAAAACAAGGATATCACGGAGGGCATAGATGAAGCCGATGTGGACGCTGTCATATTAGACATGGCAACACCGTGGCTTGTTGTCCCCCACGCTTACAAGGCTCTAAGGCCGTGTGGAACCATTGTCTCCTTCAGCCCAACAATAGACCAAACAGTTAAAACCGTAGAAGCCTTGAGGGAAAGCGGCTTCATAGACATAGAAACCGTTGAGTGCCTAGTGCGGGGCATGCAAACAGAGCGGGGAAAAACCCGCCCGCAAACGCTTATGACCGCACACACAGGCTACATAACCTCCGCAAGAAAAGCCCTGAAAGAGCCCTGCTAGCCTATAGAAAACAGTCAAAGCCAAAATTTTGGAAAGAGATATTTGTTTAGGCTGGTGGACTCTGTGAGCTCTTCATAAGCGAAGGCGAATATAAAAGGCGCATAGAAAATGTCAGAAAAGTCCTCCAACGTAAAGGGCTTGACGCTTTATATTTGACAAATGCCACAAGCATCTTCTATCTAACAGGATATTCGTTTATATCCACGGAAAGACCCGCAGCCCTGGTTATCCCGTTAGATGGGAAAATAACCTTCATGGGACCCCTTCTGGAAAGGGATCACGTCCCATTGAAGACCCGGCTCATCGAAGAAATTAAAACTTATCTGGATTATCCCGGTGAGAGGCATCCCATAGAATATTTCGCAGAGTTCCTGAAGGAAATGGGGTAGCCAAAAAGCGTATTGGCATAGACAATAAGGCTGGAGCCGCTGGCATGTGGGGATATAAGGGACCGCCTATAACGCGGAAACTTCCCAAAGCAAAATTTGTTGACATGGCGGATCTCGTGCCAAAAATGCGGCTTGTCAAGTCGCCTGTGAAAATCGCCTTAATAGAGGAAAGCGCGAAATGGGCGAACCTTGCAGTTTCACTTCTTCAAGAATATACCACTGAAGGTGCTTGGGCTGTGGAGGTAGCCCTAGCTGCATCGCTGGACACCACCAGTACAATGAAGAAGACCTTAGGCGTCGACTTCCAGCCTTTAAGAAGCATTTTCCCAGTTTCCGCCTGTTTTAGAGGGCAAATTGGCGAAATGAGTGCCATCCCCCATGCAATGGGGACGGGGCGTAGGATTAGAAGAGGCGACGTCTTAATTGCCGAGGCAGCGGTGGAAATAGGCGGATATAGTTGTGAGTTTGAACGTACAATGATTGTTGGCAAACCCTCTGCTAAACAGAAACGCTACTTCCAAGTTATGGTTGAAGCCCAGAGGCAGCCATCCAAAAAATAAGGGAAGGAGTGGAATGCAGCGAAGTTGACAAAAGCATCAATTGAAGTTTTCAAAAAAGCCGGACTAGCCCACCTAATTAGGCATCATACAGGACATGGACTCGGCCTAGAAGGACACGAACCTCCGTGGCTTGACATCGGAAACCAGGAAAAGCTAAAAGCCGGAATGGTTGTAAGCTGCGAGCCAGGCATATATGAAGCTGGATTTGCCGGCTTCCGCCCGACACGGTGCTGGTGACAGGGAAAGGCTGCAAGCTTCTCACATACTACCCAGAAGACATCGAAGAATTAACAATAACTTGAACCGCCAATTGAGAAGCAGCCTTGCCGTCTGAGTAACTCTGAAATTTCATCCTTTTCGTCAACCTAATGCCTTCTCATCATCCGGCAACAGAATAAGGGAAAATTGAAAAATAAAAAGTTTCATCCACTCAACTTGAAATGAGCGAGGAATTTAGGGCAGCGCTTCTCAGAAGACTCTTAGAGTTTCCATATCTACCAAGCCCGCTCGGCGTAATTGAGGCAGCCCTAAACATGGTGAAGGTTAAACCCGACAGCGTCTTCGCCGACCTCGGCTGCGGGGATGGCAGAGTGCTAATAAAGGCAGCGGAAAAATTTGGGATATATTGTGTGGGCTTCGAAATCAACCCCATCCTCGCCGCGCTTGCCCGTCGGAATATAAAAGATTTCGGGGTAGGCCACTTGGTAGATGTTGTATGCGCCGACATATTTACAGTGGACTTCTCAAAGTTTAACGCGATATATGTATACCCCTTCCCAACAATAATCGATAAACTGTCAGAGAAAATCGCCATAGAATGCTCGAGGGGGACACAAATACTAGTTCACGACTACCCGTTAAAGGGACTCAATCCATCCCAACGCATGGAGATTCACGAAAAAGGCTTTCACGTTCACTTGATATACCTCTACATCATATAGGAGTGCCGAGACTAAATTTTCACGTTCCCCTTAACGGCGTTCTTTATGAAGTTGTTTATAATCCAACTGCTGCTCTGAATCTTGCCGCCACCCACATCAAACACGATTTTTATGCCCAGTTTCCTGCAAACTTCAACTTCACTTTTCGGGAGAGTCTCCAGAGTTCTATCTCCACCCTTGGCGAAAATGTCGGGCTTAAGCTCCTCCAAAACATCCGCCACTGTCAAATCACAACTAGGCTTGCAGACAATAACCTCATCAATATACTTTATTGAACGCAAAATCTCAAGCCTATCCTCAAGAGGCATAAAAACATACCCCTTCTTCTTAACACAGCACTCATCCCGATGCGTATGGACTATAAGCTTGTCCCCCAGCTTTTTCGCCTCTCTAAATAGAGCCACGTGACCCCGATGGATCGGATCAAAAAACCCCGACGTGAAAACAGTAACAGTAACCATACATCCCTCACATCCAAAAACTTTACGGAAGATCAAATATAAAATTAACCCCTCTTAAACGCGGCGTGGAAAGTAGAACGCTAAATGTGGATTTTGAATATAGATTTTGGGTTCATAAGTTAGTTAAATATGCTCGGCCTATTTCCAGTCGTGCCCGGAGGAAAGTCCTTGATGCATGAATTTACCCCTGAACAGAGGAGACGTATAAAAGCTAAGATGGCCGTGGCTCTCAAGGAAAGCCTTGCGGGTTTGTCGACGGATTTTCAAAAAATATTGCTAGATGATCTTGTCACCGCATTTCAGAATAGAATAAACGTGTTAAAGCGTGTACAAGCGAAAAGGGGCTCCTAATGGAGACTAAAGAGAAAAAAGACGTAGTTTCAATCCATAAAAGCTTTATATAAAGTTTGGGAAAATATGGCAAAGAGGTTTGGATGATGAGACGATCCAAGCTTGAAATGTACATTGATATCCTTAAGGTGTTGGCTCATAGGGGTCCATTGAAGCTGACCCATATCATGTATAAGGCTAATGTGAACTGCAGTGTTTTAAAGGAATACCTGGACTTCCTCATTAAACAAAATCTTGTGGAGGAGAGAGCTGTCGGCAAGAGACGTGTTGTCTACGCCATAACCCCTAAAGGCATTACCGTTCTCAAGTACTTCAGGGAACTTAAGCAGGTCTTGCCAATAATCGAGGAGACCAGAAACAGGGCCCCTATCCCATATTAGCCAACACCATCCCACACAAATTTTCTACATTAACATAATTGACTTCCTCAAGGCTTTTCGTTGCTTTTGATTGGATAGCTAGTTGTGGGTATATTGGCTAATGGGCTAACTGATTTTTTATTCAGATTTTGGGTTTTAATTGTTTTTGTTGCTGTTTGTGTCATTATAGAGGTTTCGTAAGACTTAATAAACCCTTTCCCCCAATACAACTTGTACACACGTAAAACAAAAGAGGAAACCCCTTTGTCAAGCTCAGATAAGGAGATCCTTGGAAAGAAGCCCATTCAAATCCTGGAGAAAATTCGGGAGAACCTTGAACGGTTAAATGAGAAAATGGAGATAATGATCGAGCTTCAAAAACATGGGAAAAGGGAACTTGAACCGTTAAGCCCAGAAGCCCCTCTGGATGTTATGACTCTTCTATCCATGCCCGATCATTTGAGGAAAACCGCCATGACCATTTGCCGCCTCGGCCGGGCCACAGCTGACGAGGTTGCTAAGCAGACTCGCAGGGCGAGGGCAGTGGAAAGCGCCTATCTAAACCAGCTTGTGGTGATGGGCTATCTTAAGAAGGAAAGGAGGGGACGGAAAGCCTACTTTTACATAGATCGGGAAGGACAGGGGTAAGGCATGGGCAAGATTGTAGCCGTCCACTCCTACAAGGGTGGAACCGGGAAAACCCTCATATCAATTAATCTAGCCGTATCCCTAGCCAAACTCGGTAAGAAAGTTTGCCTCATGGATCTGGATTTTAGGGCGCCTAGCCTCTCGACGCTGCTGGGCGTTGGCAAGGTTGATTATTGGCTTAACGATTATCTCAATGGAATATGCGAAATAGACAGGGTTCTCGTGAATCTTAGCGATAGAATAAAGAGTCAAGGGACATTTTTCGTGGGATTAGCTAACCCTTCAATTGAAGCTATTAGGGACATGTCCTCGAAGGATAGAAGGTGGGAAATGCGTGCTTTGGGGCGCCTTCTCTCACTTAGGAATTCTCTCTTAAATGCGAAGGGCTTTGACTATATCGTCTTTGACACAAGCCCCGGATTGCAGTATTCGTCTATAAACGCCATTGTTGCCGCCGACCTTGTCATCGTAGCTACAACTCCAGATAACTCCGACGTTGAGGGAACAAAGCGTATGCTGCGGGATCTTTACGACCTTTTCGAAAAGAAAACCGAGCTGGTTTTAAACAAAGTCATGTACGGTGACGCCTTAACGTCTGGGCGGGAGAAGCTTCAGGCGATGGTTAAGGATGCTTATGGTGTTCCCCTTTTGGGTGTTATACCCTGTTTCTGCGACATTTCAAGGGCTGAGGGCAAAATAATATTCGTCCAGGAGAAGCCGGAGCACCCCTTCACGCGGATACTGGGGGACATCGCAGCTAAGGTGGATAAGCTTCAGATTTGAACGCT
Coding sequences:
- the dapA gene encoding 4-hydroxy-tetrahydrodipicolinate synthase — translated: MFKPEGIMPALVTPFTDDGKAVDEERLRLLVNHCIELGVHGVVPCGTTGEFVNLTVEERKQIIKIVVDEVNGRVPVIAGTGASGTDQALEMTKYAKDMGADAALIVTPFYLKPADRGIYEHYDTIASKVDIPIILYNIPQCTGVQLTWQMVEDLAQIPNIVGLKDSSGQLSYILAVLEKVRDKINVLCGHDEVVVAALAAGCSGAILASANVIPDIWVQIYNHVRSGELQKARELQYRIQKIARIIAGSGPVGAKAALNMMKIKVGPVRLPLSVGGELTYENREELRLELEKLGKIQPKPVTFEITEKPLEQRFMAIDITPEIIRDFHLRIGEALAGSGAEVAHIDLIIGRKDGPAGAAFAKAKAAPTPGHEPLLAILEPNLTVKPVTLIIPTVTITNMRQASMVYGPAQTAVAKAVVDSVADGTIPKEAVEDLVIIANVFVHPSAVDRQRVYINNYKAMRHAIRKAMEGRPTVDELLENKDRAKHPFKYSP
- a CDS encoding tRNA (adenine-N1)-methyltransferase translates to MKSRKVVEGEYVLLYLDQRRTYLVKAEAGKTFHTHKGFIKLDDLIGKEYGSTVASNLGVQFTVLKPLLRDYIMKSARRTQIIYPKDIALIIVFSGIGPGSRVVEAGTGTGALTTALAHYVRPDGRVYSYEVRSEFLETAWKNIKRAGLADFVELKNKDITEGIDEADVDAVILDMATPWLVVPHAYKALRPCGTIVSFSPTIDQTVKTVEALRESGFIDIETVECLVRGMQTERGKTRPQTLMTAHTGYITSARKALKEPC
- a CDS encoding aminopeptidase P family N-terminal domain-containing protein — encoded protein: MENVRKVLQRKGLDALYLTNATSIFYLTGYSFISTERPAALVIPLDGKITFMGPLLERDHVPLKTRLIEEIKTYLDYPGERHPIEYFAEFLKEMG
- a CDS encoding class I SAM-dependent methyltransferase is translated as MSEEFRAALLRRLLEFPYLPSPLGVIEAALNMVKVKPDSVFADLGCGDGRVLIKAAEKFGIYCVGFEINPILAALARRNIKDFGVGHLVDVVCADIFTVDFSKFNAIYVYPFPTIIDKLSEKIAIECSRGTQILVHDYPLKGLNPSQRMEIHEKGFHVHLIYLYII
- a CDS encoding adenylyltransferase/cytidyltransferase family protein, giving the protein MVTVTVFTSGFFDPIHRGHVALFREAKKLGDKLIVHTHRDECCVKKKGYVFMPLEDRLEILRSIKYIDEVIVCKPSCDLTVADVLEELKPDIFAKGGDRTLETLPKSEVEVCRKLGIKIVFDVGGGKIQSSSWIINNFIKNAVKGNVKI
- a CDS encoding winged helix-turn-helix domain-containing protein, with protein sequence MMRRSKLEMYIDILKVLAHRGPLKLTHIMYKANVNCSVLKEYLDFLIKQNLVEERAVGKRRVVYAITPKGITVLKYFRELKQVLPIIEETRNRAPIPY
- a CDS encoding transcriptional regulator; this translates as MSSSDKEILGKKPIQILEKIRENLERLNEKMEIMIELQKHGKRELEPLSPEAPLDVMTLLSMPDHLRKTAMTICRLGRATADEVAKQTRRARAVESAYLNQLVVMGYLKKERRGRKAYFYIDREGQG
- a CDS encoding MinD/ParA family protein, encoding MGKIVAVHSYKGGTGKTLISINLAVSLAKLGKKVCLMDLDFRAPSLSTLLGVGKVDYWLNDYLNGICEIDRVLVNLSDRIKSQGTFFVGLANPSIEAIRDMSSKDRRWEMRALGRLLSLRNSLLNAKGFDYIVFDTSPGLQYSSINAIVAADLVIVATTPDNSDVEGTKRMLRDLYDLFEKKTELVLNKVMYGDALTSGREKLQAMVKDAYGVPLLGVIPCFCDISRAEGKIIFVQEKPEHPFTRILGDIAAKVDKLQI